The Triticum dicoccoides isolate Atlit2015 ecotype Zavitan chromosome 6A, WEW_v2.0, whole genome shotgun sequence genome has a window encoding:
- the LOC119318229 gene encoding uncharacterized protein LOC119318229, which translates to MDSKLPRTPVHSYEEGWCFSTVSESNTVVTNQDIPKILKDNRVRATAETVTKCVTGLAEMLKRVVMDLSPSYRQDPNINKELRHLLGLIRRYKFRACTFLIKYHAATVPLINRLILFIMIYDHTVEILRRTDPKAYNTVMTSLDCPANWDNLVRSNNFLLMYYDCGKYDPQATTDGTDPVLEPLKFLRNCPSHAMRHSFSRDGGAFCRFDLARAQYQRFPEVMVSMQTSLHSLGELQALGTQYLFPAKIKVTPKGPES; encoded by the exons atggatagcaagcttccacgcacccctgtccatagctacgaGGAAGGCTGGTGCTTCAGCACAGTCAGCGAGAGCAATACAGTCGTCACAAATCAAGACATTCCTAAGATTCTGAAAGATAATCGGGTGAGAGCAACAGCGGAAACAGTTACCAAATGCGTGACTGGTTTAGCTGAAATGCTTAAGAGGGTTGTCATGGATTTGAGCCCATCCTACCGACAGGATCCTAATATCAACAAGGAGCTGCGTCACCTCCTTGGTTTGATACGCAGATACAAGTTCAGGGCATGCACATTTTTGATCAAGTACCACGCAGCTACAGTTCCTCTAATCAACAGACTGATTCTCTTCATTATGATCTATGATCATACTGTAGAGATTCTAAGGCGCACTGACCCTAAGGCGTATAACACAGTAATGACGAGTCTTGACTGCCCAGCAAATTGGGACAATCTTGTGAGAAGTAATAACTTTCTTCTGATGTACTACGACTG TGGAAAGTACGATCCACAGGCGACTACTGATGGTACAGACCCAGTACTGGAGCCTTTGAAGTTCCTCAGGAACTGCCCATCACATGCGATGCGACATAGCTTTTCTCGAGACGGGGGTGCATTTTGCAGGTTTGATCTTGCAAGAGCTCAATATCAGAGGTTTCCTGAGGTCATGGTATCAATGCAGACGAGTTTGCATTCGCTGGGGGAACTCCAAGCCTTGGGAACGCAATATCTGTTCCCTGCAAAGATAAAAGTGACGCCCAAAGGGCCTGAATCCTGA